A section of the Methanoregula formicica SMSP genome encodes:
- a CDS encoding PIN domain-containing protein produces MAPDRDGHSGRVKVLLDANALMMPAQFQIDLFDEIRNLLGGFEPIVLASVMHELDGLARAKGRNGAAARMGLVLGERCTIAENATMQPVPVDEQIIDYAVRNNSTVVTNDRGLREKLLERGIGVISMRKQKKLELLRR; encoded by the coding sequence CTGGCGCCTGATCGGGATGGGCATTCTGGGAGAGTAAAGGTTCTCCTTGACGCCAATGCACTGATGATGCCGGCCCAGTTCCAGATCGATCTCTTCGATGAGATCAGGAACCTTCTTGGAGGGTTCGAACCCATCGTACTCGCATCCGTGATGCATGAACTGGACGGGCTTGCACGGGCAAAAGGCCGCAATGGGGCTGCTGCACGCATGGGACTCGTGCTCGGTGAGCGGTGCACGATCGCGGAAAACGCTACCATGCAACCGGTGCCGGTTGATGAGCAGATCATTGATTATGCTGTCCGGAATAACAGTACCGTGGTCACGAATGACCGGGGATTGAGAGAGAAGCTGCTTGAGCGTGGGATTGGTGTGATATCTATGAGAAAACAGAAGAAACTGGAATTATTGCGGAGATGA
- a CDS encoding DNA-directed RNA polymerase — translation MYHKLMLEDKVRVPPQRLGENLEKVILDVLQEQLEGSIDKEIGIFICVTKVTDVGEGELVPGDGGVYYDVKFEALVLRLALQEVIEGVVVETTSFGAFVSLGPIDAMLHVSQISDEYINYDEKNARLICQESKRFIGVGDVVRVRVVTLSLNEREPRDSKIGLTMRQAGLGTALWLEEEMEKEKEKSGQSSGSGKEKPAEKVKGRRKEHAAGE, via the coding sequence ATGTATCACAAACTGATGCTTGAAGACAAGGTCCGGGTCCCTCCCCAGAGACTGGGGGAGAATCTCGAAAAGGTAATCCTTGATGTTCTCCAGGAACAACTTGAGGGAAGCATTGACAAAGAGATCGGGATCTTTATCTGCGTCACGAAAGTGACGGATGTCGGGGAAGGGGAACTCGTCCCTGGTGACGGCGGAGTCTACTACGATGTCAAGTTCGAGGCGCTTGTGCTTCGGCTCGCCCTCCAGGAAGTGATCGAAGGGGTTGTCGTGGAGACCACCAGTTTTGGCGCGTTCGTCAGCCTTGGCCCTATCGATGCCATGCTGCACGTTAGCCAAATCTCTGATGAATACATCAACTACGATGAGAAGAACGCCCGGCTGATCTGCCAGGAGTCAAAGCGCTTTATTGGCGTCGGCGATGTCGTCCGCGTCCGCGTCGTGACATTATCCTTAAACGAGCGCGAGCCCCGTGACAGCAAGATCGGGCTGACGATGCGCCAGGCAGGCCTTGGCACTGCTCTCTGGCTGGAAGAGGAGATGGAGAAAGAAAAGGAAAAGTCCGGACAGTCTTCCGGCTCCGGTAAGGAGAAACCCGCCGAAAAGGTGAAGGGCAGGAGGAAGGAGCATGCCGCCGGCGAATAA
- the spt4 gene encoding transcription elongation factor subunit Spt4: MPPANKKKQGKVCRDCHRVVDGESCVVCGTSNLSEDWSGYLVIIDPENSEVAKRMNIKLPGRYALKVR; this comes from the coding sequence ATGCCGCCGGCGAATAAGAAGAAGCAGGGAAAAGTCTGTCGTGACTGCCACCGCGTTGTCGATGGCGAGAGCTGCGTTGTCTGTGGCACATCGAACTTAAGCGAAGACTGGTCCGGGTATCTGGTCATCATCGACCCGGAGAATTCCGAAGTGGCAAAGCGCATGAACATCAAACTCCCCGGCCGGTACGCGCTGAAGGTCCGCTGA
- a CDS encoding GTP-dependent dephospho-CoA kinase family protein translates to MLTLPEEHRKLFKDPFGELYPEITDILPLLSQKTVFTVGDVVTYTLRKAGILPAVGIIDGYTMRSPCNRAPEVPGESLRVKNPAGTLTDELVAAIRYAVEHPPLTILVDGEEDLAVIPMVIAAPLGSIVLYGQPGEGVVLRTVTPGAQDTARAFLERFIRSEE, encoded by the coding sequence ATGCTCACCCTCCCGGAAGAGCACCGTAAGCTCTTCAAGGACCCCTTTGGCGAACTGTATCCCGAGATTACGGATATCCTTCCCCTTCTCTCTCAAAAAACTGTTTTTACTGTCGGGGACGTGGTAACCTATACCCTTCGGAAAGCCGGGATACTACCTGCAGTCGGCATTATTGACGGGTACACGATGCGTTCACCCTGTAACCGGGCGCCTGAAGTACCGGGTGAATCCCTGCGGGTGAAAAATCCGGCAGGTACACTTACCGACGAGCTGGTTGCGGCGATACGGTATGCCGTGGAACACCCTCCCCTCACGATACTTGTTGACGGGGAAGAAGATCTCGCTGTTATTCCGATGGTAATTGCCGCACCGCTCGGATCCATCGTTCTCTACGGACAGCCCGGTGAAGGTGTTGTCCTCCGCACGGTTACACCCGGTGCGCAGGATACGGCACGGGCGTTTCTTGAACGGTTTATCCGTTCAGAGGAATAA
- a CDS encoding 30S ribosomal protein S24e — protein MDFEITSDKRNELLSRREVQFTLKYDGATPSRMQIIGKLCALLNVKEHQVTLDTLHSSFGKTELTGSARVYESEESRNKTERPHLAARGMPKPKEEAA, from the coding sequence ATGGACTTTGAGATCACCAGCGATAAAAGGAATGAACTTTTATCCAGAAGAGAGGTTCAGTTTACCCTCAAATACGACGGAGCTACCCCCTCCCGTATGCAGATTATCGGGAAACTCTGCGCCCTGCTCAATGTAAAAGAGCATCAGGTCACCCTTGACACCCTGCACAGCAGCTTTGGCAAGACAGAACTCACCGGCTCCGCCCGGGTATACGAGAGCGAGGAGAGCCGGAACAAGACCGAGCGCCCGCACCTTGCAGCGCGCGGCATGCCCAAGCCCAAGGAAGAGGCGGCATAA
- a CDS encoding 30S ribosomal protein S27ae — MAAKKAAASKAPKRGAYFKVEGAKVTTEKKYCPRCGPGVMMADHKDRTTCGKCGYTEFRK; from the coding sequence ATGGCAGCAAAGAAGGCGGCAGCCTCAAAAGCCCCCAAGAGAGGCGCATACTTCAAGGTCGAGGGTGCGAAGGTCACCACCGAAAAGAAATACTGCCCGCGCTGCGGACCCGGTGTCATGATGGCGGACCACAAGGACCGGACCACCTGCGGAAAGTGCGGATATACCGAATTCAGAAAGTAA
- a CDS encoding bifunctional N(6)-L-threonylcarbamoyladenine synthase/serine/threonine protein kinase, producing the protein MPVFGQILGIEGTAWNLSAALFNRDLVSLVSRPYHPVQGGIHPREAAQHHASAMNELIGTILTDPEKVEGIAFSQGPGLGPCLRTVATAARSLALALDVPLVGVNHCVAHVEIGCFATGCKDPIVLYASGANTQVIGYLNGRYRIFGETLDVGIGNALDKFARAKNFPHPGGPHIEAQAREGTYVDLPYTVKGMDLAFSGLVSAAKDHKAPLPDVCYSLQETAFAMCVEVTERALSLTGKNEVLLVGGVGANCRLQEMLRVMCEDRGAAFFVPEQKYLGDNGAMIAYTGKLMLESGVSCPVESSRINPSFRSDEVEVTWKKDPPANDIPANDAGARRRGAEAVITFHEGKAEKHRVSKRYRVPALDRRLITERTRAEARLIHTARRGGVLTPIISDITPDTIVMEEVMGTLLTEDLSEKNLQEAGRVIGLLHRAEIMHGDLTTSNLILRESDKKCVLIDFGLAQATSEIEQRGVDIHVLFQTIESTAPERAESLKAAFITGYSGTFAGAREVIAREHEIELRGRYL; encoded by the coding sequence ATGCCTGTTTTTGGGCAGATACTGGGGATTGAAGGCACGGCCTGGAACCTCAGTGCCGCTCTTTTTAATCGCGATCTCGTATCTCTTGTTTCACGGCCATACCATCCTGTTCAGGGGGGTATCCACCCGCGTGAGGCTGCGCAGCACCATGCCTCTGCGATGAATGAACTGATCGGCACGATCCTTACGGATCCGGAGAAGGTTGAGGGGATAGCGTTCTCGCAGGGACCCGGTCTTGGCCCCTGCCTCCGTACGGTTGCCACCGCTGCCCGCTCTCTCGCCCTTGCCCTTGACGTCCCGCTCGTGGGGGTAAACCACTGCGTCGCCCATGTAGAGATTGGGTGCTTTGCCACCGGCTGTAAGGATCCCATTGTTCTCTATGCCAGCGGTGCGAACACCCAGGTCATCGGGTACCTGAACGGGAGATACCGGATATTCGGGGAAACGCTGGATGTCGGGATTGGCAATGCCCTCGATAAATTTGCCCGGGCAAAGAATTTCCCGCACCCGGGCGGCCCGCATATCGAGGCGCAGGCACGGGAAGGGACGTATGTCGACCTCCCCTATACCGTGAAGGGTATGGACCTTGCGTTCTCCGGCCTTGTCTCGGCTGCAAAGGATCATAAGGCCCCGCTGCCCGATGTCTGTTACAGCCTGCAGGAGACCGCCTTTGCGATGTGCGTGGAAGTAACTGAACGGGCACTCTCCCTCACGGGAAAAAACGAGGTGCTTCTTGTCGGGGGCGTCGGTGCGAACTGCCGGCTGCAGGAGATGCTCCGCGTCATGTGCGAGGACCGGGGAGCGGCGTTCTTCGTTCCCGAGCAGAAATATCTCGGGGACAATGGCGCGATGATCGCCTACACGGGAAAACTGATGCTGGAGAGCGGAGTGTCATGCCCTGTTGAGTCTTCCCGGATCAATCCTTCGTTCCGCTCGGACGAGGTTGAGGTCACCTGGAAAAAGGATCCCCCGGCAAACGATATCCCCGCCAACGATGCGGGTGCCCGTCGACGCGGTGCAGAAGCGGTCATCACCTTCCATGAGGGAAAAGCAGAGAAGCACCGGGTCTCCAAACGGTACCGTGTGCCGGCGCTGGACAGGCGCCTGATAACGGAGCGGACCCGCGCAGAGGCACGGCTCATCCATACCGCACGCAGGGGTGGCGTATTGACACCCATAATTTCCGATATCACCCCCGATACGATTGTCATGGAGGAGGTTATGGGAACCCTGCTGACAGAGGATCTCTCAGAGAAAAACCTTCAGGAAGCCGGCCGCGTCATCGGCCTGCTCCACCGTGCAGAGATCATGCATGGAGACCTCACAACCAGCAACCTGATCCTGCGCGAGAGCGACAAAAAATGCGTGCTCATCGATTTCGGCCTTGCGCAGGCAACCAGCGAGATCGAGCAGCGGGGCGTGGATATCCATGTTCTCTTCCAGACGATCGAGAGCACCGCGCCTGAACGCGCAGAATCACTGAAGGCTGCATTCATCACAGGGTACAGCGGGACGTTTGCCGGGGCCCGTGAGGTCATTGCCCGCGAGCACGAGATTGAATTGCGGGGGAGATATCTCTGA
- a CDS encoding XTP/dITP diphosphatase: protein MKITVVTGNAHKAAEVAAFFHGTAEITHIFLDLPEHRSDDVGEIARGKAGYAFEQLKRPLIVDDTGFFIDALNGFPGPYAAYVLNTIGNSGILKLMEGRENRSARFVTAIAFADENGVRVFKGTIKGWVAQAPRGEGGFGYDPIFETGEKTLAEIPLEEKSRISHRARALAAFHDWFVEKYRTP, encoded by the coding sequence CTGAAGATTACGGTCGTTACGGGGAATGCGCACAAGGCCGCAGAGGTTGCCGCGTTCTTCCATGGCACTGCGGAGATCACCCACATCTTTCTCGATTTGCCCGAGCATCGTTCCGATGACGTGGGTGAGATCGCCAGGGGCAAGGCCGGGTATGCATTCGAACAGCTGAAGAGACCCCTCATCGTGGATGACACGGGATTTTTCATCGATGCACTGAATGGTTTCCCCGGCCCGTATGCGGCCTACGTTCTGAACACGATCGGGAACAGTGGTATCCTGAAACTGATGGAGGGGCGTGAGAACCGCAGCGCACGGTTTGTCACGGCCATTGCATTTGCCGATGAGAACGGCGTCCGTGTCTTTAAAGGGACCATCAAGGGATGGGTAGCACAAGCCCCGCGGGGAGAGGGGGGGTTCGGCTACGATCCCATCTTCGAGACGGGAGAAAAGACCCTTGCGGAGATCCCCCTTGAAGAGAAAAGCCGGATATCCCACCGGGCGCGGGCGCTCGCTGCGTTTCATGACTGGTTTGTAGAGAAATATCGTACCCCCTGA
- a CDS encoding 50S ribosomal protein L40e, translating into MVKFPEAESRLLNVKICMHCNARNAIRATTCRKCGYANLRPKNKERKA; encoded by the coding sequence ATGGTCAAGTTCCCTGAAGCCGAGTCACGGCTCCTCAACGTGAAAATATGCATGCACTGTAACGCACGCAATGCGATCCGCGCAACCACCTGCCGCAAGTGCGGCTATGCAAACCTGCGCCCCAAGAACAAAGAGCGCAAGGCGTAA
- a CDS encoding putative phosphothreonine lyase domain-containing protein: MAEADPEALADVAYGIFEHLLNRGLQEQGKYLYALVENGTNFTADLGDIFSKFREEYPQLAEAMLARFSDVGTVYRMLCEGEGVIPTKTTQMYWIVLDAPGSAPEAIEDENAGKWLIFQDPDAVDAAWKKVRDATVAHELGISAKVSTAKPNPDSRDNRKVIYVYTKDWADEADVMRVRENLRELGFVDRIGYKRNIETFAGEYASKGKRVTYYSA, encoded by the coding sequence ATGGCTGAAGCAGATCCCGAAGCACTGGCTGATGTGGCATATGGTATCTTCGAGCACCTGCTGAACCGCGGGCTGCAGGAACAGGGGAAGTACCTCTATGCACTGGTCGAGAACGGAACCAATTTTACTGCGGACCTTGGTGATATCTTCTCGAAATTCCGGGAGGAATACCCGCAGCTGGCCGAAGCGATGCTTGCCCGGTTCTCCGATGTCGGCACGGTATACCGGATGCTCTGCGAAGGGGAAGGGGTAATCCCCACGAAAACCACGCAGATGTACTGGATTGTGCTGGACGCCCCCGGCAGTGCTCCTGAAGCGATCGAGGACGAGAATGCCGGCAAATGGCTGATCTTCCAGGATCCGGATGCCGTTGATGCGGCATGGAAGAAAGTAAGAGATGCAACGGTAGCCCATGAGCTCGGGATATCGGCCAAGGTCAGCACGGCAAAGCCCAATCCCGATTCGCGGGACAACCGGAAGGTTATTTACGTGTATACGAAAGACTGGGCGGACGAGGCCGATGTGATGCGGGTCCGGGAGAATCTCCGGGAACTGGGATTTGTCGACCGCATCGGGTACAAGCGCAATATCGAGACCTTTGCCGGGGAGTACGCATCGAAGGGTAAAAGGGTCACATATTATTCCGCATGA
- the htpX gene encoding zinc metalloprotease HtpX, which produces MEWKRDWGLTARVWFTGLLLLLLYLVFITILLAFGVSAWFIVLIAVGMGLVQYFFSDKLVLWSTGAKIVEADERPELHMMVQKLCREADLPMPKIAIMQSPVPNAFATGRSPKHAVVACTDSIMRLLNKDELEAVLAHELSHVKNRDILTMTLASFIAMIASMIMQSFFFSALFGGNNRENGGAWIVIWIVSIIVYAISTLLILALSRYREFAADRGSAQITRNPRALISALNKISGRMDVVPPEVKAKVEGANAFYIIPALSGNAIMELLSTHPPLEKRIANLQKVEAELRGY; this is translated from the coding sequence ATGGAATGGAAACGCGACTGGGGCTTAACTGCCAGGGTCTGGTTCACGGGACTGCTTTTACTCCTGCTGTACCTTGTATTCATAACCATCCTCCTCGCATTCGGTGTGAGTGCCTGGTTCATAGTCCTGATTGCCGTTGGTATGGGACTGGTCCAGTACTTCTTCTCCGACAAGTTGGTGCTCTGGAGCACCGGCGCTAAAATCGTTGAGGCAGATGAGCGCCCCGAACTGCACATGATGGTCCAGAAACTCTGCAGGGAGGCCGACCTGCCGATGCCGAAGATCGCCATCATGCAGAGCCCGGTACCCAATGCTTTTGCCACAGGCAGGAGCCCGAAGCACGCGGTCGTTGCCTGCACGGACTCGATCATGCGCCTCCTGAACAAGGACGAACTGGAGGCCGTACTCGCCCACGAGCTCTCGCATGTCAAGAACCGCGATATCTTAACGATGACCCTCGCCAGTTTCATCGCCATGATCGCTTCGATGATCATGCAGAGCTTCTTCTTCTCTGCACTGTTCGGTGGCAATAACCGGGAGAATGGCGGGGCATGGATTGTCATCTGGATCGTCTCGATCATCGTATACGCCATCAGCACACTCCTAATCCTTGCACTCTCGCGGTACCGCGAATTCGCCGCAGACCGGGGAAGTGCCCAGATCACCCGGAACCCACGGGCGCTCATCTCTGCACTGAACAAAATCAGCGGGAGGATGGATGTTGTCCCACCGGAAGTCAAGGCAAAGGTCGAGGGGGCAAACGCATTCTACATCATCCCGGCACTCTCCGGAAATGCAATCATGGAGCTCCTCTCCACCCACCCACCCCTCGAGAAACGGATCGCCAACCTCCAGAAGGTCGAGGCAGAGCTCCGTGGGTACTGA
- a CDS encoding TIGR04084 family radical SAM/SPASM domain-containing protein, translating to MYFHLILTDNCNLCCSYCRAKAFLDLDESESERAVEIDEQIPIDLEYDLDTLYAFLRKDPSPTVTFYGGEPLLRADLIETIVREAPVQRFMMQTNGLLLDRLSPAITNRFTTILVSLDGRKALTDANRGDGVYDRVMKNVREICANGYQGELIARMTVTEKTDIVDAVHWLAENPDFPFRSIHWQLDANFAGDFSYRQFAAWVAGSYNPGIRTLVNDWVDHMEAHGEVLCWYPFLDCMEDLLLGRPSLLRCGSGHTNYTILTDGHIAPCPVMIGMKQYYVGHIRDADPKMLDHIYVGEECLKCPIRSFCGGRCLYSNITRPWGEPERHLVCRTVENLHAALNETLPHVRKLLAEGTITREQFHHEKFNGCEIIP from the coding sequence ATGTACTTCCATCTCATCCTGACCGACAACTGCAACCTCTGCTGCAGTTACTGCCGGGCAAAGGCATTCCTTGACCTGGATGAGAGCGAGAGCGAACGGGCAGTGGAGATTGACGAGCAGATTCCCATTGATCTGGAATATGATCTGGATACTCTCTACGCATTTCTCAGAAAGGATCCATCCCCCACGGTGACATTTTACGGGGGGGAGCCGCTCCTCCGTGCCGATCTCATCGAGACGATCGTTCGGGAGGCCCCGGTACAGCGGTTCATGATGCAGACAAACGGGCTCCTGCTGGACCGCCTTTCCCCAGCGATAACCAACCGGTTCACTACCATTCTTGTTTCCCTTGACGGGAGGAAGGCTCTTACCGATGCAAACAGGGGTGACGGGGTGTATGATCGGGTAATGAAGAATGTCCGGGAGATCTGTGCCAACGGTTACCAGGGAGAACTCATCGCACGGATGACCGTAACGGAGAAGACAGATATCGTGGATGCCGTCCACTGGCTGGCAGAGAACCCTGACTTCCCGTTCAGGTCCATTCATTGGCAGTTGGACGCAAACTTTGCCGGGGACTTTTCCTACCGCCAGTTTGCCGCATGGGTTGCCGGATCGTATAATCCGGGGATCCGGACCCTGGTGAACGACTGGGTCGACCACATGGAGGCACACGGGGAAGTGCTCTGCTGGTACCCGTTCCTAGACTGCATGGAGGACCTTCTTCTCGGGCGCCCCTCCCTGCTCCGGTGTGGATCCGGGCATACCAATTATACCATCTTGACCGATGGCCACATCGCACCCTGCCCGGTGATGATCGGCATGAAACAGTACTATGTCGGCCATATCAGGGATGCGGACCCGAAAATGCTCGATCATATTTACGTAGGAGAGGAGTGCCTGAAATGTCCAATCCGGTCATTCTGCGGAGGCCGCTGCCTCTATTCCAACATCACCCGTCCCTGGGGCGAACCCGAACGACATCTTGTCTGCAGGACCGTGGAGAACCTCCATGCCGCACTGAATGAGACCCTACCCCATGTCAGGAAACTCCTTGCAGAAGGCACAATTACTCGCGAACAGTTCCATCATGAGAAGTTCAACGGGTGTGAGATCATCCCGTAG
- a CDS encoding CxxC-x17-CxxC domain-containing protein, with protein sequence MERKSFGGPRNFGPREMTKTVCSDCGKECEVPFKPTEGRPVYCRDCLPKHRKPRF encoded by the coding sequence ATGGAGAGAAAGAGTTTTGGTGGCCCGAGAAATTTCGGTCCCAGGGAAATGACAAAGACAGTCTGCTCTGACTGTGGAAAGGAATGCGAAGTCCCGTTCAAGCCCACGGAAGGAAGGCCGGTCTACTGCAGGGACTGCCTGCCCAAGCACCGGAAACCCCGGTTCTAA
- the trpE gene encoding anthranilate synthase component I, which translates to MTQKLILNLGLDEFITAVKTQPKPLIIPLCAELPLPDISPLVLYEGTTTGCGFLLESMEGSEKLARYSFIGIEPEMIVTVQDTVEIAGNEPFTSIAQDPDGTNPVDRIQSILSRFHYMNVKAPRFFGGMVGYFAYDCVYSLFDNVKRTTKKATGLPDSYHDARFMLTKDCIVIDHRDKRMYLFSSPFLTYDSDLRMEYEQCTRKIQALADRIAGLVPRQSGVFPPSTKVTPSSFGTSVSQQTFEQAVTDVKSHIVAGDIFQAVLSRRLDFPVPDDPFAVYAALREINPSPYMYYLDFGEEKIIGASPEMLVRVERRQVTTVPIAGTRPRGRTAEEDTRLEKELLMDKKERAEHTMLVDLARNDLGRVCRFGSVQVSEFMGIEKFSHVQHIVSTVSGTLRDNLDCYDAFKSCFPAGTVSGAPKIRAMQIIDEQEPEKRGLYAGAVGYIGFDRNLDFAIAIRTIQVINGRAYVQVGAGIVADSVPENEWKETENKAAAMIRAIERSGACS; encoded by the coding sequence ATGACACAAAAACTGATACTCAATCTCGGATTGGATGAGTTCATTACCGCGGTAAAGACCCAGCCCAAACCGCTCATCATCCCCCTTTGTGCGGAACTGCCGCTCCCGGATATCTCACCGCTTGTCCTGTATGAGGGCACGACGACAGGATGCGGATTCCTGCTGGAATCAATGGAGGGGAGTGAGAAACTTGCCCGGTATTCCTTTATCGGGATAGAGCCGGAGATGATCGTCACGGTACAGGACACCGTTGAGATTGCCGGGAATGAGCCTTTTACCTCTATTGCCCAGGACCCTGACGGCACAAACCCGGTTGACCGGATACAATCGATCCTCTCGCGGTTCCATTACATGAATGTCAAGGCTCCCCGGTTTTTCGGGGGCATGGTCGGGTATTTCGCGTATGACTGCGTGTACTCGCTCTTTGATAACGTAAAACGGACCACAAAAAAAGCGACAGGTCTACCAGACAGTTATCACGATGCCCGGTTCATGCTCACAAAAGACTGTATCGTGATCGATCACCGGGATAAACGGATGTACCTCTTCTCCAGCCCGTTCCTCACCTATGACTCCGATCTCAGGATGGAATATGAACAATGCACACGGAAGATCCAAGCCCTTGCTGACAGGATCGCGGGACTGGTTCCCAGACAATCGGGCGTTTTCCCCCCCTCGACGAAGGTAACCCCCTCTTCATTTGGCACCTCTGTTTCTCAGCAAACATTCGAGCAGGCGGTGACCGATGTCAAGAGTCATATCGTTGCCGGGGACATCTTCCAGGCAGTACTCTCACGAAGGCTGGACTTTCCCGTTCCGGATGATCCCTTCGCGGTCTATGCTGCCCTGCGCGAGATCAATCCGAGCCCGTACATGTACTATCTCGATTTTGGTGAGGAGAAGATCATCGGGGCAAGTCCCGAGATGCTGGTACGGGTCGAGAGACGCCAGGTGACAACGGTCCCGATTGCCGGAACTCGCCCGCGGGGCCGTACGGCAGAGGAGGACACCCGGCTGGAAAAAGAACTGCTCATGGACAAGAAGGAGCGTGCAGAGCATACCATGCTCGTCGATCTTGCACGAAATGATCTTGGCCGCGTCTGCCGCTTTGGGTCGGTGCAGGTCAGCGAGTTCATGGGCATCGAGAAGTTCTCCCACGTCCAGCATATCGTGTCAACGGTCAGCGGCACACTCCGCGACAACTTGGACTGCTATGACGCCTTCAAGTCCTGTTTCCCAGCAGGGACCGTATCGGGCGCCCCCAAGATCCGGGCAATGCAGATCATTGACGAGCAGGAGCCGGAGAAACGGGGGCTGTATGCCGGCGCTGTCGGGTATATCGGATTTGACCGGAACCTGGATTTCGCCATCGCCATACGGACAATACAGGTGATAAATGGCCGGGCATATGTCCAGGTCGGTGCGGGAATCGTTGCTGATTCGGTTCCGGAAAACGAGTGGAAAGAGACCGAAAACAAAGCGGCGGCAATGATCCGGGCAATCGAACGTTCTGGAGCCTGTTCATGA
- a CDS encoding anthranilate synthase component II, whose product MKVLIVDCYDSFTYNLYQQVGKLGAEPVVLSCDTPVDVVKRTPCERIILSPGPGTPDDAGVCPDVLETMSRKIPTLGVCLGHQVICTAFGGEVVRAPHLMHGKTSAIQHTGTGIFSRVPTPFVATRYHSLIARDASLPDDLEITATSTDDGYVMGVRHRSYPIDGVQFHPESVLSTEGDHIIRNFLFGAGVGS is encoded by the coding sequence ATGAAAGTACTGATTGTAGACTGTTACGACAGTTTCACCTATAACCTGTACCAGCAGGTGGGAAAGCTTGGAGCCGAACCGGTTGTCCTGTCCTGCGACACACCTGTAGACGTGGTGAAGCGGACACCATGCGAGCGTATCATCCTCTCGCCGGGCCCGGGAACCCCGGATGACGCTGGCGTTTGTCCTGATGTACTGGAAACGATGAGCCGGAAGATCCCAACGCTCGGGGTCTGTCTTGGCCACCAGGTAATCTGCACAGCATTTGGCGGGGAGGTTGTCCGCGCACCGCACCTGATGCACGGGAAAACCTCGGCCATCCAGCACACCGGGACAGGGATCTTCAGCAGGGTCCCGACGCCCTTTGTCGCCACCCGCTACCATTCCCTTATCGCAAGGGATGCATCCCTGCCTGATGATCTGGAGATCACGGCAACCAGTACCGATGACGGATATGTCATGGGGGTGCGTCACCGGTCCTACCCGATTGACGGGGTGCAGTTCCACCCGGAGAGTGTCCTCTCAACGGAGGGCGACCACATCATCAGGAACTTCCTTTTCGGAGCGGGGGTAGGATCGTGA